The following proteins come from a genomic window of Pieris napi chromosome 15, ilPieNapi1.2, whole genome shotgun sequence:
- the LOC125056974 gene encoding multiple epidermal growth factor-like domains protein 8 isoform X2 translates to MTKRAAHSAVYVNLTNSLYVFGGYDLNRVLGVLEVYKFSTSQWYDENGKVLRRYPTNEEIDKSLLTLFTKGNIDGSVQIGNRSSLFNLLLTSFSHNDRTALPLMYTHPPLPYSESYLQFTDRPEFISKLSNSTKPEPRYGHSACAFGKGFILYGGKLSDGSLSSELWYYDAVDNVWTLRAVNSSFTPPGLTRHTLTAVKDELYLFGGSTVEGEFSSSLYKIKMGETSSESWEKVQVRGGKELDVRVVAHTTVYHEPTNSIIIYGGVVASVARFSKLSDRMFTFDLDHKHWSEIHYPRAQLREIYVPRERAFHTATVIGNYLVVFGGYSHRHNREEICYDGQMYLYHLGCHAWIPLEVLGKTRKQYPKKQGVFAHAAALKPPSTLLIAGGYHGNVNGDLLAYVVPSWHAGITNKDPESACPRHRTSPECLADPECGWCSADEICYGRTIGSNCTTNLQSIRCGGICPALGDCQSCLIHGPPLRANSSRTPLSSVSTKLGLYQCSWCVQNARCHHKDDNYGVCGEDTPSENPGWWGSSGTEVTTPEDCKIQDKRPGLTFLRYQQPADWNHPDSVAVVNATTVDWVAGGGSNNIIAGTSETRLKGWLHIPQYWNGTGESLHVCAGHANLTVKLGDKIEPVANITAYPLACSPVDWPLLFPGRLFVDMYANDSLHTGLYPSHYHAKMELLHNKSQESTKVFTFEFLEPYSEGKCSNYDNCLLCLSDAACGWCELTNRCELRDVDEETTCTSDNEWRYLTLQPAACPNCSNYISCERCVSGNYCEWWADEARCARRGRASGAIVDASECPAPCRMRLDCEHCLDERGRCVWCEATRQCFSFSVYTSEYQFGLCREWLDRASLPTDDVTKKSGQCKSCQAHVQCATCLRSMGCGWCHSFENPINGVCTEGDFTRSHVDCASLLNVTTTDAGWAYAQCPDVDECGLGLHDCHENAVCNNTHGSYTCKCKQGYIGDGRKTCLRTCYNTCVHGFCLGAPQYTCQCDLGWTGADCSINCGCHNHSMCKTGVGRCDECQDWTEGEFCESCKPGSHGNATTGQGCRRCDCNDHGDETRGICDVTTGECICKDNTEGQNCEHCKPKFYGDPRHGGRCYYQCEPRGMLKANETEGIGSHKTDPDITSIGPTKECLWIISAEDIKDAIIQFTVNSTTLNVPCDQNAVYVYDGLGGVPDMSNNQQSQLLGVFCNGASSGVVEARSGNLTIHYKQSQIDQGFEGVYKVLACDGHCTWPRVCNNGHCTCREGFGGFDCNIEICRNNCSRHLNGGVCDMNYGRCLCNEGFGGDDCSLKLDKSQLVFTELFDSDFLSDGLDHLRKTLPRFGHSLVADRRGLWMFGGYSLSHGPLNDIRFYDTKNNTWMQVTVEATPDAKMPEGRYFHASEIYHSKQNIYIYGGLSLQEKSGQNKTLRDFWHFSLKDQRWSHIKSKEDQPPPLAGHTLTLQKYQDYESLVLVGGFSLEEGFMPDMWEFDLDHNKWIKINCVGSKPEGIIGHSTVYHAPSQSLYIFGGILYSYNGTMISNKLFSFHYPTKTWSELPTFPGLNVFENLPRPTFLHSAVTTNDYMIVFGGRTIPDKRSNSLIAYVYNCNQWVKLSKGPSVLDHPPPRTIAHAMAIDLEENDWNVYIVGGWTGSANCQVTRITLPEDLCSLWSSSKIECRSHMGCSFCSTGEYTKCYSVDKPGCEGSDRVSTNAGAACDQELVARRPCENFTTCTTCLAAWPLYPEEKAACRWCETCAAGVGECVPTDESCTSMKCNAGTTYISEVDQCPELRCVASDCEKCVSNICSWTRLASREGQIARITTDPTDLYNWTCIQNEEQGRTTIRAASLKLGFSYFGSNREECPSRCHLYDDCQSCLSSDGAEGGFSECHWATYLGTCISPAYQPLYCAGGVCGLVLTKPDKSKCPAPCGTFDQCSECLHHSHCGWCAVDGENGEGVCTEGSIESPLDYSTRTTCAAVYANAHESNSTNDTFSWHYTRCPPENECENNHHQCKADSEVCRDLPTGYECLCGEGHKRVGGVCAAVCSQGCVRGVCVQPDVCRCDFGYVGANCTIQCQCNGHSHCEGPDKLDKCIECYNNTMGSQCEKCKPNFVGDPTDNGQCIPCSVFCHGHTTVCSNDGDILTRDVSTDLEDYYRDTKARCVRCANNTDGPRCERCIEGYFRGSEDFRDACRPCECHGHGDTCDPVTGEKCNCGNNTESDASCQTSSSSKNSAQECWRYQCVKCKDLYMGDPRNGHQCYKTINIENKICFDGKSIDECKIKPRPLYPGQTVFVAVNPRYMNVDIRVIVDVTQGSVDLYMSPNDSSYVVSVNSSTGQHAVELDPSYYKHEPFRKMPSFDDHVPKKNRVTWYYDKIEYALADYTAKDLATFVTVDKRNVLLRVRNLRNRLVLTLPQNVHDLTHTKFYIIIRARNTEEGSATFGIAFFRQDQLHIDLFVFFSVFFSCFFLFLAACVVAWKAKQAADVRRARRRHVVEMLHMAKRPFAGVVVLVSGGGRRRGEVQPVAIEPTADGRAAVTSVLVRLPGGSRAPVRLALASALVLVTRASAPRQRPRRPLT, encoded by the exons ATGACGAAACGGGCAGCTCATAGCGCAGTATATGTGAATCTCACAAACTCTCTATATGTGTTTGGAGGATATGATCTTAATAGAGTCTTAGGAGTATTAGAAGTGTACAA ATTTTCTACTAGTCAGTGGTATGATGAAAACGGAAAAGTTTTACGAAGATATCCTACAAATGAAGAAATAGATAAGTCTTTATTGACCTTATTCACTaag GGTAACATAGATGGCAGCGTGCAAATAGGAAACCGGAGTTCATTATTTAATCTACTTTTAACATCGTTCTCTCACAATGATAGGACGGCTTTGCCTCTTATGTACACACACCCGCCCTTACCATACTCTGAAAGTTATTTACAGTTTACTGACAGACCAgaatttattagtaaattatcgAATAGTACTAAACCGGAGCCGAGATATGGTCATTCGGCTTGTGCTTTTGGGAAAGGATTTATTTTGTACGGTGGAAAGCTCTCCGATGGTAGTTTGTCGTCAGAGTTATGGTACTATGATGCTGTTGACAATGTGTGGACATTACGAGCTGTGAACTCTTCGTTTACGCCACCTGGTCTTACTCGACATACATTAACCGCGGTTAAAGatgaattgtatttatttggaGGGAGTACTGTCGAAGGAGAGTTTTCTTCTAG tttgtacaaaataaaaatgggtGAAACTAGTAGTGAGTCCTGGGAAAAAGTACAAGTCCGTGGGGGTAAAGAGTTAGACGTCCGAGTGGTCGCTCATACCACGGTATACCATGAGCCAACCAACTCTATCATAATATATGGAGGAGTTGTCGCAAGCGTTGCTAG ATTCTCTAAACTCTCAGACAGAATGTTTACTTTTGATTTGGATCACAAACATTGGAGTGAAATTCACTATCCGCGCGCTCAGTTACGAGAAATTTATGTACCGCGGGAAAGGGCGTTTCATACTGCAACTGTTATAG GTAACTACTTGGTGGTGTTCGGAGGATATTCTCATCGTCATAATCGAGAGGAGATTTGCTATGATGGTCAGATGTATCTGTATCACCTGGGTTGCCATGCCTGGATACCACTAGAAGTTTTGGGAAAGACTCGCAAACAATATCCAAAGAAGCAGGGTGTTTTCGCTCATGCTGCAGCGCTCAAGCCTCCATCGACTTTACTCATCGCTGGTGGTTATCACGGGAATGTTAATG GTGACCTGTTAGCGTACGTGGTACCAAGTTGGCACGCGGGTATAACCAATAAAGACCCCGAGTCCGCTTGTCCTCGACATCGGACCTCGCCAGAATGTCTCGCTGATCCAGAATGCGGCTGGTGTTCCGCTGATGAA ATCTGCTACGGCCGCACAATAGGTTCGAATTGTACAACAAATTTGCAGTCTATCCGCTGTGGCGGTATTTGTCCCGCCCTCGGCGATTGTCAGTCGTGTCTCATTCACGGTCCACCTTTGCGAGCGAATAGTTCGAGAACACCATTGTCTTCAGTTAGCACCAAACTGGGGTTGTATCAGTGCAGTTGGTGCGTTCAAAATGCAAGATGTCATCATAAAGatg ATAATTACGGTGTGTGCGGGGAAGACACACCATCAGAAAACCCAGGCTGGTGGGGTAGCAGCGGAACGGAAGTAACAACTCCGGAGGATTGCAAAATTCAGGACAAAAGACCGGGTCTGACGTTTCTAAGATACCAACAACCCGCGGATTGGAACCATCCAGATTCGGTGGCAGTCGTTAACGCGACCACTGTTGATTGGGTGGCAGGAGGAGGTAGCAATAACATCATCGCTGGGACAAGCGAAACCCGACTCAAAGGCTGGCTGCACATACCCCAATACTGGAATGGAACAGGCGAAAGTTTACACGTTTGTGCTGGGCATGCGAATTTAACAGTGAAGCTGGGAGACAAAATAGAACCCGTGGCAAATATCACCGCCTACCCTTTGGCCTGTTCTCCTGTGGATTGGCCCTTATTGTTTCCCGGAAGGTTGTTTGTAGATATGTATGCTAATGATTCTTTGCATACAGGCCTATACCCGTCTCATTATCATGCCAAAATGGAGTTGCTTCATAATAAATCCCAAGAGAGCACAAAG GTTTTTACGTTTGAATTCTTAGAACCGTATTCTGAAGGAAAATGCTCAAATTACGATAATTGCCTCCTTTGCCTTTCTGATGCGGCTTGTGGTTGGTGCGAGTTAACGAATCGATGCGAACTGAGAGACGTGGATGAAGAAACAACTTGTACCTCTGACAACGAATGGAGATATCTCACTTTGCAGCCGGCGGCGTGTCCGAACTGTTCTAACTATATTAGTTGCGAGCGATGCGTATCTGGGAATTACTGCGAATGGTGGGCAGACGAAGCCAGGTGTGCCAGACGCGGCAGAGCGAGTGGCGCGATAGTGGATGCCTCGGAATGTCCCGCTCCTTGCCGTATGCGCCTAGACTGCGAACACTGCCTCGACGAACGCGGCCGCTGCGTTTGGTGCGAAGCCACCAGGCAGTGCTTCAGTTTCAGCGTATACACGAGCGAATACCAATTTGGCCTATGCCGAGAATGGCTCGATCGCGCCTCTTTACCAACAGATGACGTCACCAAAAAATCTGGCCAGTGTAAATCCTGTCAAGCTCACGTGCAATGCGCCACGTGTCTTCGAAGTATGGGCTGTGGATGGTGTCACTCGTTTGAAAATCCTATCAACGGCGTTTGTACGGAAGGAGATTTTACCAGGTCCCACGTCGACTGCGCTTCGCTTCTAAACGTCACTACGACGGACGCGGGTTGGGCGTATGCGCAATGTCCGGATGTCGACGAGTGTGGGCTGGGCCTTCACGATTGCCACGAAAACGCCGTATGCAATAACACACACGGCTCTTACACTTGCAAGTGTAAACAGGGTTATATAGGCGACGGTCGAAAGACTTGTCTGAGAACTTGCTACAATACGTGCGTCCACGGTTTTTGCCTCGGTGCTCCACAATATACGTGCCAATGTGATTTAGGGTGGACGGGAGCCGATTGTTCGATAAATTGTGGGTGCCACAATCACTCTATGTGCAAGACCGGCGTCGGACGATGCGACGAATGCCAAGACTGGACGGAGGGTGAATTCTGTGAGTCTTGTAAACCTGGGAGTCACGGGAACGCTACCACCGGACAGGGCTGTCGTCGATGCGATTGTAACGATCACGGAGACGAAACACGCGGTATATGCGATGTCACCACCGGTGAATGTATTTGCAAAGACAACACGGAAGGACAAAACTGTGAACATTGTAAACCTAAATTTTATGGAGATCCCAGACACGGAGGCAGATGTTATTACCAATGTGAGCCCAGAGGCATGTTAAAAGCCAACGAAACTGAAGGAATTGGATCGCACAAAACTGATCCTGACATCACAAGCATCGGACCGACTAAAGAATGTCTATGGATCATATCAGCGGAGGACATAAAGGATGCCATCATTCAATTTACCGTCAATTCCACTACGCTAAACGTCCCATGTGATCAAAATGCAGTATATGTTTACGATGGATTAGGTGGTGTACCCGATATGAGTAATAACCAACAGAGTCAGTTGCTGGGAGTGTTCTGCAATGGGGCATCCTCGGGAGTGGTCGAAGCTCGCAGTGGGAACTTGACTATACATTATAAGCAAAGTCAGATCGATCAAGGTTTTGAAGGCGTCTATAAAGTGTTGGCCTGCGACGGTCATTGCACGTGGCCTCGTGTTTGTAATAATGGGCATTGTACGTGTCGGGAGGGCTTCGGAGGTTTCGACTGTAACATAGAAATCTGCCGCAACAACTGCAGTAGGCATCTTAATGGTGGAGTGTGCGATATGAACTATGGCCGTTGCCTATGTAATGAAGGATTTGGTGGAGACGACTGCTCTTTAAAACTCGATAAAAGTCAACTGGTATTTACGGAGCTATTCGATTCGGACTTTTTATCTGATGGGCTCGATCATTTAAGGAAGACATTACCGCGGTTTGGGCATAGTTTAGTCGCTGATAGACGAGGTTTGTGGATGTTCGGTGGATATTCCTTATCACACGGACCCCTAAACGATATAAGGTTCTATGATACCAAAAACAATACATGGATGCAAGTGACAGTCGAGGCTACACCGGATGCTAAAATGCCCGAGGGACGCTATTTTCACGCTTCCGAAATTTATCATTCAAAACagaatatctatatttatGGGGGATTAAGTTTGCAAGAAAAAAGTGGACAGAATAAGACGTTACGAGATTTTTGGCATTTTAGTTTGAAAGATCAGCGATGGAGtcatattaaaagtaaagaaGATCAGCCCCCCCCACTCGCGGGACACACTTTAACGttacaaaaatatcaagaTTATGAAAGTTTAGTACTTGTTGGAGGGTTTTCTCTAGAAGAAGGATTCATGCCAGATATGTGGGAATTTGACTTGGATCATAATAAGTGGATAAAGATTAACTGTGTTGGTTCTAAACCGGAGGGTATTATAGGGCATAGTACGGTCTATCACGCACCTTCCCAAAGCTTGTACATATTTGGAGGAATTTTGTATAGCTATAACGGAACAATGATTTCAAATAAGCTGTTCTCATTCCACTATCCCACTAAAACATGGAGTGAGTTACCAACATTTCCAGGACTTAATGTTTTTGAGAATTTACCTCGGCCTACGTTTTTGCATTCTGCCGTTACGacaaacgattatatgattgTATTTGGAGGCAGAACAATACCGGACAAAAGATCAAATTCCCTTATTGCATATGTGTACAATTGTAACCAGTGGGTCAAACTCTCCAAag GTCCCTCAGTGTTAGACCACCCTCCACCCAGAACAATAGCTCATGCGATGGCAATAGACTTAGAAGAGAATGATTGGAACGTATACATTGTTGGGGGATGGACAGGTAGTGCCAACTGTCAGGTGACCCGCATCACACTACCCGAAGATCTGTGTTCCTTATGGAGTTCCAGCAAAATTGAGTGCAGAAGTCACATGGGTTGTAGTTTCTGCAGCACCGGGGAGTATACAAAGTGCTACTCTGTAGACAAACCAGGTTGCGAAGGGAGTGATAGGGTCTCGACCAACGCTGGAGCTGCCTGTGACCAAGAATTGGTGGCCAGGAGACCTTGTGAGAACTTTACAACGTGTACCACTTGTTTGGCTGCCTGGCCTTTGTACCCAGAGGAAAAAGCGGCCTGTCGTTGGTGCGAAACCTGTGCTGCCGGTGTAG GAGAATGTGTACCTACGGACGAATCATGCACAAGTATGAAATGTAACGCCGGAACTACATACATCAGTGAGGTCGATCAGTGCCCAGAATTAAGATGTGTAGCGTCAGattgtgaaaaatgtgtgtcTAATATATGCTCGTGGACAAGACTAGCAAGTAGAGAAG GTCAAATAGCAAGAATTACGACCGACCCAACCGATCTTTACAACTGGACGTGCATACAAAATGAAGAGCAAGGCCGCACTACTATCCGTGCCGCTTCTTTAAAACTTGGCTTCTCATACTTCGGCTCAAACAGAGAGGAATGTCCCAGTAGATGTCATTTGTACGACGATTGCCAATCCTGTCTAAGTTCCGATGGGGCTGAGGGTGGATTCTCAGAGTGTCACTGGGCGACATATTTGGGGACTTGTATTTCACCAGCTTACCAGCCTTTGTATTGTGCGGGAGGGGTTTGTGGGCTCGTTCTAACAAAGCCCGATAAAAGTAAATGTCCAGCGCCGTGTGGGACCTTCGACCAGTGTTCAGAATGTTTGCATCATTCTCATTGCGGTTGGTGTGCGGTGGATGGTGAGAACGGTGAAGGCGTTTGTACTGAAGGATCCATCGAATCGCCCTTGGACTATTCAACTAGAACGACTTGTGCGGCCGTGTATGCGAATGCACATGAAAGTAATAGCACAAATGATACATTTTCCTGGCACTATACAAGATGTCCGCCCGAGAATGAGTGTGAGAATAACCACCATCAGTGTAAAGCCGATTCTGAG gtgTGTCGTGACCTTCCAACGGGCTACGAGTGTCTCTGTGGCGAAGGTCACAAGCGCGTTGGGGGCGTGTGTGCGGCCGTCTGTTCGCAAGGATGTGTGCGTGGAGTGTGCGTACAGCCCGATGTCTGTAGGTGTGACTTTGGCTATGTGGGCGCCAATTGTACTATACAATGCCAGTGCAATGGTCACTCGCATTGTGAAGGCCCGGATAAACTGGATAAGTGTATCGAGTGCTATAATAATACTATG GGCAGCCAATGTGAGAAATGTAAGCCAAATTTCGTAGGCGATCCAACAGATAACGGCCAGTGTATTCCTTGCTCTGTGTTCTGTCACGGACATACGACAGTCTGTTCGAACGATGGAGATATTTTAACCCGTGACGTAAGCACGGATTTGGAGGATTACTATAGAGATACCAAAGCGAGATGTGTTCGATGTGCTAATAATACGGACGGACCGAGGTGTGAGAGGTGTATAGAAGGGTACTTCAGAGGTTCTGAGGACTTTAGAGATGCGTGTCGACC ttGCGAATGCCACGGCCACGGAGACACCTGTGACCCAGTGACTGGTGAGAAATGCAATTGTGGAAATAACACAGAGAGCGATGCGTCCTGTCAAACTTCAAGCTCTAGTAAAAATTCTGCGCAGGAGTGCTGGAGGTACCAATGTGTCAAATGTAAAGATCTTTATATGGGAGACCCCAGGAATGGACATCAGTGCTACAAAACcattaatattgaaaataagaTATGCTTTGATGGAAAGTCGATTG atgAATGCAAAATCAAGCCACGTCCCCTATATCCAGGACAAACTGTATTCGTAGCAGTAAACCCGCGATATATGAATGTCGATATACGCGTCATAGTTGACGTCACTCAAGGATCTGTGGACCTTTATATGAGCCCTAACGACAGTTCCTACGTGGTCTCAGTTAATTCATCGACCGGCCAACACGCAGTGGAGTTAGATCCGAGCTATTACAAACACGAGCCATTCCGAAAAATGCCATCTTTCGACGACCACGTACCAAAAAAGAATAGGGTCACGTGGTACTATGATAAAATTGAATATGCCCTAGCTGATTATACGGCGAAGGACTTGGCAACATTCGTGACGGTCGACAAGAGAAATGTGTTATTGAGAGTGAGGAACCTCCGAAACAGACTTGTGTTGACCCTCCCACAAAATGTTCACGATTTGACCCATACGAAgttctatataataattagggCGAGGAACACGGAAGAGGGCTCGGCGACGTTCGGCATCGCATTTTTCCGCCAGGATCAGCTCCATATAGATCTGTTTGTGTTCTTCTCGGTGTTTTTCTCCTGTTTCTTCTTGTTTTTGGCCGCGTGCGTTGTCGCGTGGAAAGCGAAGCAAGCCGCCGATGTTCGCAGGGCGAGAAGGCGGCACGTTGTTGAG ATGCTACACATGGCTAAACGTCCTTTTGCGGGAGTGGTTGTGTTAGTATCGGGTGGTGGGAGGAGACGCGGTGAAGTTCAACCAGTTGCTATTGAACCTACAGCTGACGGTAGAGCAGCGGTCACATCCGTACTTGTAAG GCTACCGGGCGGGTCCCGAGCCCCAGTACGCTTGGCTCTAGCGTCCGCGCTCGTACTTGTTACGCGCGCGTCCGCACCACGCCAACGACCACGACGGCCGCTCACATAA